Below is a window of Candidatus Zixiibacteriota bacterium DNA.
CATAGGAAGTGAACCGATTTATTAGCCGATACTCGGTAACAGCCTCTCGACTGTTGATATCGGTAACGGCCATCTTCTTTCGATCTCTCAATGATCGACCAATAGGCGCATCAATCGTGCCGCTGTCATCCTTCACATGACCACATACCAATGCCAGGTATTGACGTTTGATTTCGCGCTCCTGAAGTTGCCGTTGAAGCTTTAGTAAGACCTCATCCGTCCGGGCTACAATCAGCAAGCCTGATGTGTTCTTGTCGAGACGATGAACAACGCCGGGGCGATCCGCCGTCGAACCGGTGGCTAAAGAACCATAACGAAACATCAAGGCGTTGACCAGGGTGCCGGTGCGGTTGCCAACACCCGGATGGGTTACCAACCCGGACGGTTTGTTAACGACAATGAGATGGTCGTCCTCGAAGATAACGTCGAGTGGGATTTCTTCCGCCACTGCCTCACGAGGAGGCAAGGGAGGAATTGTCAGCGATAACTCATCCCCCGGTCGGACCGAATATTTTTTTAAAGCCGGCTGTCCATTGACTTCTACCAACCCCTCGGCAATAAGTCTCTGCACCCGACTGCGAGTAAGGTCAAGATCAGGATGCGAGGCCAGAAAACGGTCGAGTCTCTGGGGTAGCTCTTCCTCCGCCACCTCAATAGTCACGGCCACACTGTTGTCAGGCTTGTCGGGCATAGTCGCTATTAGTGGGTCCCCGACGGCAGCCGGAGCAGTTCGATCATCTCGCGTACTGCCCGTTCGAAGCCAACCAGCAGCGCCCGGCAGCAGATCGCGTGGCCGACTACAAATTCATCGACATAGCCCAGTTCCACGAGCGGAGTAACATTCTTGTAAGTGACGCCCCGACCACAGTGTACTTCCAAACCCGCCTTGGCCGCACATTGAACAGCCTTGTCCAGACGGTCAAGCTCTGCCTGGGCTTCAACAAGTGTCCTCGCTCCGGTATACCCGGCACAACTTATTAGAACCGCCGTTGCATCCGCCTTGGAAGCCGCCTTGATCTGATCGGTGTCCGGCTCGACGAAGAAGCCAACATTCACTCCTACGGCGTTGAAGCGGGCAGTGATATCGCCAAAGTCCACCGGCGCTACCGTAAAACCAATGGTCGAGACAGGATTGGTACTGTCGGCATGATCAGCCACCAGAGTGACCATCCATGGCTTGACCTCAAGTGCCATAGTAATAATGTCATCAACCGGGGGCATTTCGATTGTCAACCTGGTTTTGGTCACGCCTTTGAGCAAATACAGATCGCGGTCCCGCACATACTTTCGGTCACGACGAAGTTGAAGGGCCAATCCATCGGCCCCTCCCAACTCGGCCAGCACAGCGGCCTGGGCTGGATCAGGTTCCGATAGACGCCGGATTTCACGGGTGGCAGCAACCATATCAACATTTACAGATAAGAGCGGCACGTATTCCTCCCATTTGCTTTATTGGTCTGACTTATTATTATACGCCAGACTGTAGCTTACGGCATACTAATAACCGCTAAACACTCGGTCAATTTCAAAAAACCCGCTATTGAGACTTCTTCCGCACGGACATCCTCAGCCAAACCAGCTTGTGCAAGTAACTTCCGAACTGACCCCGTATCGGGTAGAAGGTCCGGAGCCAGGTTGTTACTAAGTAGCTTACGACGTTGACGAAACCCTGTCCGCACAACACGCTCGAAGAGTTGCTCATGAACAACCGCAACAGGTTTCTTGATGGGTGTCAACTCTATCACGCAGGAAGTCACTTTAGGTGGCGGCTGAAAATGCTCCGGTGCAACATCAAAACAGAGATGTACATCAAAAGATAGCTGAGTGAAAATCGACAATGGCGACCAGTTCTTGTTGCCAGGGGAAGCGGCCACACGTTGACCGACCTCTTTTTGCACCATAAAGACAGCCCGATGGACTGATTTTCGATTCTCAGTTACCCAGGCAAGCGCCGGAGAAGTGATATTGTACGGAAGATTTCCAATCAGCTTGTGGGGTCCTTCACCCGCCTCACCGGGATCAAAGGACAGGAAATCCTGGTTTACAATTTTCGCATTCGGCCACTTCCGCAGTAACTTCTCAAGATAGCCGATTACGTCCCGGTCAAATTCTACAGCTGTAATACTTGCCCCTGATTCCGCCAAGGGAAGCGTCAGTGATCCCCGCCCCGGCCCGATTTCGATAATGCTGTCACCCTGTGTCGGGGCTACCAATTCGACAATGCGCTCGATTATCTCCCGCGATTTCAGGAAGTTCTGCCCCAGACGTTTTTTCGCATGGTATCCGGGCATGCCCTACGTCCCGAAAACATCGACCAGTCGGAATAGCTTCTGACAGGTTCGGTCGGTGATCTTCTCAACTTCGGTCATATCGGTTCCATGCAACTCGGCCAGTTTTTCGCACACGGTTCTGATCGTAGCCGGACAGTTATGGCGTTCTTTATAGCGAGCGGGTTTCTGATAAGGGGCGTCGGTCTCCAGGATAATCTTATCAAGTGGAATCCCGGCCGCAGTCTCCCCCATGGGCGAGTTCTGGCGTGTAACGGCGCCGCCAATACCAATCACAAAGCCAATAGAGAAAACCTCCAAAGCCTCGTCTACACTGCCAGGGAAGCAATGAAACACCCCACCGGGGATATCACGGGCAATGTCGCGAACGATTTCCATTGTCTCTGTAAAAGCATCACGGGTGTGAATAACAACCGGCATCTTCAATTCCGCCGCCAGTTCCAACTGGCTGTGGAAAGCTTTCTTCTGAATCGGTCGCGGTGAGTGATCGTGGTAGAAATCAAGGCCAATCTCGCCGATAGCAACCACCTTCTTGTGGTTGGTCCACTCATGCAAACGGGCGATGTTGTCAGCATCAAGTTTGGTCGCATCGTGCGGATGAAATCCGACCGTTGCATAGATCCCCTCATGCTCTTCGGCAAGCTCAATGGATCGTTCCGACGAAGGTCCGTCAACGCCGATGTTAATAATCGTATGAACGCCAGCCCGGTGCGCATCAGTGATGACCTGCTCGCGCCGACCGTCAAAAGCATCAAAGTCGAGATGGCAGTGCGAGTCGATCATCAGCTAATCTTAGCCCCAGGTGGAAGATCACCGTCCGATATCACCAGGCACAGCTTCTTGCCCTTCTTGGCCGCCAACAGCATGCCGTTGGACTCGACCCCCCGGATGGTTGCCGGTTTTAGATTAACAATGACAATAATACTCATACCGGTAATCTTCTCAGGCGTGTAATGCTGAGCCACCCCGGCGACGATCTGACGTTTTTCGTTTCCCAGATCAATCTGCAGCTTGAGTAGTTTGTCTGCGTCGGGAACTACCTCCGCTTTGATGACTTTTGCCACTCTCATCTGCACCCGCGTAACATCCGCAATGTCCAGCAAGCCCTCGGTCGCTGGAGTGTTATCGGTCGGGGTAGATTCATCAGCTTTCTTGGGCTTGAGCCGCGGGAAAACAGGATCGCCGAGTTTGATCGCCGTACCTGGCTCCAACTCAAAGAACTTGCGCGCACTTTCGAGAGTCAGGGTAGAATCATCCAGCCCGAAGACCGATCGAATCTCCCGCATCTTACCCGGCATTACCGGGAACAAGATAATCGATACAATACGAATGACCTCACAACAGGCATAGAGAACTCCGCCGAGTTCTTCTTTCTTTCCTTCTTTGGCTAGGATCCAGGGAGCGCGATCATTGAAGAACTTGTTGGTGGCTCGTACCAGATCCATTGCCGCGGTAATTGCCTGACCAAGTTCATAATGAAGTATATGTTGGTACGCTTTGCCCGGCAGCGTGTCCGCCTTGTTCATCAATTCCTGCAAGCCCTCGATTTCCCTGTAAGGCCCCGGAAGCGCCGAATCGAAATTGACTGCTACCATCTTGACCACGCGCGAAACAAGATTACCCAGATCGTTGGCCAGGTCAGCGTTATGCTGAGTGATAAAATGACTGGCCTGGATATCACCATCGGCGCCAAATGGATATTGCGTCAACAGAAGATAGCGGGTAGCATCGGGACCGAACTCGGCCACCATATCGTTGGGGTCAATCATGTTGCCCAGAGTCTTGGACATCTTCTTGCCATCGACGGTGAAGAAACCATGCAGAAACAGAGTATCCGGCAACTTGATCCCGGCCGCCATCAGCATCGCCGGCCAGTACAGACAATGGAACTTGAGAATGTCCTTGGCCATGAGGTGAACGACCTCACTGCTGTTCCACCACCTGTCAAACATAGCCGGATCGTCACCGTAGCCAATCGCCGAAATGTAGTTGCTGAGGGCATCGACCCAGACATAAGCGACCTGCGATTCATCAAACGAGAGCGGAATGCCCCACTTGACCGATTCCCTCGAAAGTGAAAAATCGGGTAGATTCTGATTGATCAATCCAAGCACTTCACGTCGACGGGACTCCGGCTTAATCTTCAGTTCGCCTGATTCGATCTTCTCCTTGATTTTGGGCAGGTAGGCGGTCAGACGGAAGAAATAGTTCTTCTCCCGAACCTTCTCCGGCGGCTGGTTGTGATGGGGACAAACTCCATCGACCAGTTCCTTTTCGGTAACAAACGCCTCGCACCCATTGCAGTACAGACCTTCATAGAATCCTTCATAGATAGCCTCCTGCCCGTCGTCAGTCCTGGCCTCTTTCATCACCTTGAGAATCTTGTTGACAGCCTGCTCGTGTCGCGGGGAGGTGGTTCGAATAAAATCGTCTGTCTCAATAAGGAGGTTCTTCCACGTTTCCTTGAACATCTCGACAATGCGATCGCAAAACTCTATCTCGGGAATACCTTCTTTTGCGGCCGCTTCCGCGATCTTTGTCCCGTGTTCGTCAGTACCGGTAAGAAAGAATGTTTCCCGTCCACTCAACCGATGGAAACGGGTTATGACATCGGCCGCCACGGTGGTATAGGCTTGTCCAATGTGGGGGCGGCCATTGATATAATATATTGGCGTGGTAATATAGAAAGGCTTGCTCAAAGCGTGCCTCCGTTGGATTACTGGTTATTCTTGTCGCTTGCCTTGTCGTTCGGCGCATTCGATTTCTTGTTACCAGCAGGAGCGTCAACCTGTGACCTGGATTTTGGCGGATGCTGGCCTGGTTTCTTCTCGCGTCCTTCACTGGACTGCGGAAGTATGTCAGCGCAACCGCAGCGGAAGAGCATTCTGTCTTGATCGCGAATTACAGCCTCTTCCTTGAATACATCAATGCGTTCGATAATACCGCTCCCCCCCTTGGTTCGAACACAAGTGCCGGGAGAAGGGAATTTGCGCTTCACATCCGTATAGAACTCAGCTTCATAGCGAAGACAGCACAACAGTCGCCCGCAGTTGCCCGAAATCTTGGCCGGGTTGAGAGGCAGGTCTTGCTCGCGTGCGTGCTGAGTTGAAATAGGCTCGAAGTTGCGAATGAAAGAACTGCAGCACTGGAGCCGTCCACACATTCCGTAGCCGCCAACACGACGCGCCTCATCCCTTACACCGATCTGGCGCAATTCAATCCGGGTGCGATAACGGGAGGCCAGATCCTTGACAAGACCTCGGAAATCAACGCGATGATCGGCTGTAAAATTAATGGTCATTTTGTTGCCGTCGAATTGACACTCCACGTCTATTACTTTCATAGGCAAACCGTGACGTGTTATGATTTCGATCACCTCGGCCTTATATGCCTGCTCCTGTTTAGCCAAAGTGTTCCCTCTGGCGGTATCCTCATCCGAAGCGCGACGGAGAATAGATCGGGGTCGGTTTGCCTTGGAAAGATCAATGTCGGTACTGATTTTCCGCTTTACACGTCCCAGATCCTCACCACGTTCAACTTCAACGATAACAAAATCGGCGGTACTGAGATCATGGTAGTAGGAATTGAAGAAAAACTCAGTGCGGTGGCCCTTGAACTCTACCAGATATAACTCAGCCATAACGAACTCCGGACGGCAAACATAGTGTACTGCACCTAAGGCATAAGGGTCATTTCGGCCTTTAATCGCAAGACCAAAGCGGCCAATGAGCCGTGAATATGCACATTACGCCGCAGGTCGGCAAGGGTTATCTTGATCTGAGCAGCGAGTCGAGCTCCCAGATCGGGAGTGGTAAACATGTGAGCCAGACGTCTAAGTTCACTGTCGAAATCGATGTTTGTCAGTTCCGCCTGATCCGGAGCAACAGCTAATCCGGCACAGTCACAGATAAAGGATTGCCACAGACGAAGTAACTCCAGCGCCTCAGACCTATTGCGTGGTCCGATTGCATTCGTCACCCGGGCGATGATTTCGGAAGAGGAGTCCTCTACCAGCGAACGAAAAAGCTGCATTCCAACTCCTCGTTGGAGATGCCCATCCTCAGCATCAGATTCCACCATCGCCATCGCCTGCCCCACATTGCCCTGTGATACTCGAGCCAACAGATCTGCCTTACTTCTCTGGATCGAACAATTTTCCTGCAAATACTTCGCAAGAACATCGGTTGGGGTTCGACGCAGCCTGATATTCTGCGAACGCGACTGAATGGTCGGCAGCAGTCGTTCGGGATTCTCAGTAGTAAGAATAATCACCGTGTCCGCTGGTGGTTCCTCGATCAACTTCAAAAGGGCGTCAGCCGATGATGCGAGCATTCGTTCCATCTGGTGGAAAACTATGAAACGATGAATACCTTCCGGCGCTCGCATAGCCAGAGAACGCTTGATACGTCGGGCAACATCAATGGGTATGGTAATATTTGCCGACGATGATGGCATTGCGAACGGATCAGCCTGTTTGACCACCAGAAATTGATTGGTCAGATCAATAGCTTCATCTGCTTTCTTGTGCGGTGGAAGAGGTACAGCAAAATGCTGACCTTCAAAATTATATCCCCGGATGGCGCGACAGTTGCGGCATTCTCCACAACTTCGAGGCAAGCTGGAGGCCTTATCATCAATGATATTCTCGCAATTTATCAGCGAAGCCAGCGACATAGCCAACGCCCAGCGACCACAACCGTCCGGACCCGACAACAGGTATGTACCAGCCAGACGTTCGGATTGAAATGATCTGGCGAGAATAGTCCATGCCTGCGGCTGGAGTTGCGTAATATCAATAGGCATCAATCCTGATCCATTTCACCGGGTCGAGTGGCTCACGTCCGAATCTTATCTCAAACTTGACCTGTCCATCATCACCAGAAACCGCCAAAACGGCTTCGGTGGGAACGTATTCTCCCTGCTTCACAGCCGTTTTCCCGAGACCGCCATAAGTGGTGTAATACTGGTCATCATGATTAATGATAATGAAATTACCATAACCTCGCAAACTGCCGACATAGGCTACGTTCCCACCTGTCACAGCCACCACCGGCCCCGATGGGCGGCCCTTAATGGTAATGCCGGGAGAAAACGATTCAAGGTTGGTAATGGGATCCCGGGCCGAACCAAACGGAACTACTATCTTGCCTCGAAATGGACGTCCCAACTGCCCCTTGAGGGTGGCAAAAACAGACGGCCCCGGATGAGGTTGATTGCTCACCCGTTGCTTTCGCCGTCGTTCGTCTTCCAATCTGGCAATTACTCGCTCTATCTCTTCCGCTGCCTGTTGTAATGTCAGCATCCTGTCCCCTTCTGCCATCTTCTGCCGACGTAATGCATCGAGCGATTTTTCTTCTTTGGACTTTCTGCTTTTTTCCAAAGCTGTGGCTACTTCTTTGTCCTTTTTCAACGAGGAAACGCGACGTTGTTCACCAG
It encodes the following:
- a CDS encoding RluA family pseudouridine synthase, whose product is MPDKPDNSVAVTIEVAEEELPQRLDRFLASHPDLDLTRSRVQRLIAEGLVEVNGQPALKKYSVRPGDELSLTIPPLPPREAVAEEIPLDVIFEDDHLIVVNKPSGLVTHPGVGNRTGTLVNALMFRYGSLATGSTADRPGVVHRLDKNTSGLLIVARTDEVLLKLQRQLQEREIKRQYLALVCGHVKDDSGTIDAPIGRSLRDRKKMAVTDINSREAVTEYRLINRFTSYDLIEASLQTGRTHQIRVHFAYLGHPVLGDPDYGGREKWVRGMFAPERPLARNILDTLPRQALHAYQLSFEHPMTGVKVALRSDLPDDFQNVLDILRTEQQEPD
- a CDS encoding pyridoxine 5'-phosphate synthase, with the protein product MPLLSVNVDMVAATREIRRLSEPDPAQAAVLAELGGADGLALQLRRDRKYVRDRDLYLLKGVTKTRLTIEMPPVDDIITMALEVKPWMVTLVADHADSTNPVSTIGFTVAPVDFGDITARFNAVGVNVGFFVEPDTDQIKAASKADATAVLISCAGYTGARTLVEAQAELDRLDKAVQCAAKAGLEVHCGRGVTYKNVTPLVELGYVDEFVVGHAICCRALLVGFERAVREMIELLRLPSGTH
- the rsmA gene encoding 16S rRNA (adenine(1518)-N(6)/adenine(1519)-N(6))-dimethyltransferase RsmA, producing MPGYHAKKRLGQNFLKSREIIERIVELVAPTQGDSIIEIGPGRGSLTLPLAESGASITAVEFDRDVIGYLEKLLRKWPNAKIVNQDFLSFDPGEAGEGPHKLIGNLPYNITSPALAWVTENRKSVHRAVFMVQKEVGQRVAASPGNKNWSPLSIFTQLSFDVHLCFDVAPEHFQPPPKVTSCVIELTPIKKPVAVVHEQLFERVVRTGFRQRRKLLSNNLAPDLLPDTGSVRKLLAQAGLAEDVRAEEVSIAGFLKLTECLAVISMP
- a CDS encoding TatD family hydrolase yields the protein MIDSHCHLDFDAFDGRREQVITDAHRAGVHTIINIGVDGPSSERSIELAEEHEGIYATVGFHPHDATKLDADNIARLHEWTNHKKVVAIGEIGLDFYHDHSPRPIQKKAFHSQLELAAELKMPVVIHTRDAFTETMEIVRDIARDIPGGVFHCFPGSVDEALEVFSIGFVIGIGGAVTRQNSPMGETAAGIPLDKIILETDAPYQKPARYKERHNCPATIRTVCEKLAELHGTDMTEVEKITDRTCQKLFRLVDVFGT
- the metG gene encoding methionine--tRNA ligase codes for the protein MSKPFYITTPIYYINGRPHIGQAYTTVAADVITRFHRLSGRETFFLTGTDEHGTKIAEAAAKEGIPEIEFCDRIVEMFKETWKNLLIETDDFIRTTSPRHEQAVNKILKVMKEARTDDGQEAIYEGFYEGLYCNGCEAFVTEKELVDGVCPHHNQPPEKVREKNYFFRLTAYLPKIKEKIESGELKIKPESRRREVLGLINQNLPDFSLSRESVKWGIPLSFDESQVAYVWVDALSNYISAIGYGDDPAMFDRWWNSSEVVHLMAKDILKFHCLYWPAMLMAAGIKLPDTLFLHGFFTVDGKKMSKTLGNMIDPNDMVAEFGPDATRYLLLTQYPFGADGDIQASHFITQHNADLANDLGNLVSRVVKMVAVNFDSALPGPYREIEGLQELMNKADTLPGKAYQHILHYELGQAITAAMDLVRATNKFFNDRAPWILAKEGKKEELGGVLYACCEVIRIVSIILFPVMPGKMREIRSVFGLDDSTLTLESARKFFELEPGTAIKLGDPVFPRLKPKKADESTPTDNTPATEGLLDIADVTRVQMRVAKVIKAEVVPDADKLLKLQIDLGNEKRQIVAGVAQHYTPEKITGMSIIVIVNLKPATIRGVESNGMLLAAKKGKKLCLVISDGDLPPGAKIS
- a CDS encoding peptidoglycan DD-metalloendopeptidase family protein; this encodes MPRSFLPFLLIGLGLVTVATRADDRDKMIDQKSELETIQAEVNRSQKRLDSLKGEEVAAQRQVSDLDQRITTNQKVIRRLNNQIATVRKNVGGAEDELAQNQDRLDQTRRRYLGDVRHFYLRCVQETRSGLWKKPMAEVKDMRESVYLAALAGFKTNIIDQAASSVSHTADRLDQLTGEQRRVSSLKKDKEVATALEKSRKSKEEKSLDALRRQKMAEGDRMLTLQQAAEEIERVIARLEDERRRKQRVSNQPHPGPSVFATLKGQLGRPFRGKIVVPFGSARDPITNLESFSPGITIKGRPSGPVVAVTGGNVAYVGSLRGYGNFIIINHDDQYYTTYGGLGKTAVKQGEYVPTEAVLAVSGDDGQVKFEIRFGREPLDPVKWIRIDAY